The sequence GGTCGTCCGCTTCGAGGGCCTGTTGGCCGAGTTCGGCGACGATCTCCTGCTGTCGGACCCGACTGCGGAGTTCCCCGTCGGCCGATGAGGAGGTATCCATTCTAAGAGGGTAACCGAGCGGAACGCGGTAAAGCTTCTCGGTACGTGTTGTATCGTTTAGTGTTAGTGTGCACCGTTTCGATACTTTCGTCCGTTCCGAGGGGGAACGACCCGACGCGGGGCGCGGGTTCTCGGGGTGACCGCCGGCGTCCCCGGTCGGGTTTCGGGGAGGACGGCGGTGCGTTCGCCGCTCGGTTCCCAGAAGACGTTCGGCGTCACTGGATGCGTTCGCGCACCCACCGCCTCGCTTTTCACCCTCGCTCTCCTCTCTTTCCCCGTGCGACGAACGACGAAACAACTGCTCGCCGCCGCCGGAGGCGCGCTCGCACTGTGGACCGGCTGGGGCGCGTACTCGACGTACAGCGCCGAACGTGTTCCGTACGAGGCCGTCGCCGAGTACGGCGACGTGGAGATACGTCGTTATCCGCAGTCGGTGCTCGTCGAGACGGCGGCCGGCGACGAAGAGACGGCGTTCCGACGACTGTTCCGCTACATCACCGGGGCGAACACCGGCGACGAGGAGGTGTCGATGACCGCCCCCGTCGCCACCGAGGAGGCGCGGACGACGAGTCCGGGCCGAGCCGAAGCGGGCGAGGAGGTGTCGATGACCGCGCCGGTCCGCACCGACGACGAACGGGGTCGGGTGACAATGGCGTTCTACCTGCCCGCGGAGTACACCCCCGCCACCGCGCCGACGCCGACGAACTCGCAAGTTCGCCTCGTCGTCGAGCCCGCTCGAACCGTCGCAGTACGGCGGTTCTCGTGGTACGCCAGCGACGGCCGAGTGCGACGCCAGCGACGGCGGCTCCTCGACGGACTCGACGCCGCGGGCGTCGAGGCGCTGGGTGAACCGTTCCTCCTGCAGTACAACGACCCGTACACGCCGCCGTTCATGCGGCGAAACGAGGTCGCGGTGGAAGTCGAGATGGAATCGGAGTGAGCTCGGAAAACCGGGTCGCGCACCGATTCCGGAGCGAGTGAGCCGCCGGCACTCGATTCGGTCGGAACCTCCGAACGCCGCGGGAATCGTCGCTCTCGAAAATCTGTACGCGGAGTACAGCCATGAATTTTTATAGGTTGAGCACAATCAACTTCCAATGCAGAAATCCGGGCCCGCGCGAGAGGGGCGACTCGCGCGCGAAACGTGGGGGAGAGGCCGCGCGCAGTCGGAGCTCATCGGCGTCGTGTTGCTGTTCGGGCTGGTCATCGCCGGGACAGCGGCCGTCGTCGCGCTCGGCGGCGTCGCCATCGACGACGCGCAGGGGCAGTCGGAGTTCGACCGGGCCGAACAGGTGATGACGCTGTTCGACTCCAGAGTGGCGACGGTCGCACTCGGCGACGCCGACGTCAAGACCGTCTCGCTGGGACGCTCGGACGGCCAGTACACCGTCGACGAGTCGAGCGGTCGGCTCAGTATCGTCCACGAGAACTACGACGGTGGAGAAAACGACAAAGAGCTGTACAGCGAAACGCTCGGAGCGGTCGTCTACCGCGACGCCGACGGCGGTACCATCGCCTACCAGGGCGGCGGCGTGTGGTCAGTGCCTTCCGAGGGCCGTGCGTCGATGGTGTCGCCGCCGGAGTTCCACTACCGCGACGGGACGCTCACCTTGCCGGTCGTTCGGACGACGGGTTCGTCTACGTCGAGCGGAGGGTCGGGCGCCCGCATCCGTTCGCAGTCCCGCGGAGAGCCGGTGTACCCGAACCCGTCGGCGACGTACGAGGAGGAAGAGGAAGAGAACCCACGATACTACCTGAACCCGGTCGAGAACGGACGCGTCGTCGTCGAAGTGCAGAGCGACTACTACCGCGCGTGGGCGGCGTTCTTCCGGAGTCGAACCGAGGGAACGGTCGAAGTGCATCCGGAGACACAGACGGCCACAGTCGCACTCGTCACGCTCGGGACGAACGGCGACTTCCAGATGCCAGCCGAACGCGGGTCGATAGACGTACGCGGGATGGCCGAGCACGAACTCGACGACTTCAGTATCACGCTCCGCCCCGACAGAACCGACAGCGCGAACTTCAACAACCTCCAGTGGTCGCTCGGCACCGAGACGGGTAACCAACAGTTCGAACTTCACCTCAGAAAGAGCGGCGGGAACAAGTGTACTATCGACGTGTCGGCGACCGTCTACTACTCCGACGACGGCGGCGACAGCTATCACGGTTGGTACGACGAAGATGCCTTCGAAACCAACTGCGAGGACATCGACGACGACGGCGACGACGAAGTCGTGCTGGACACTAACCTTCTCGACGAGGAGTCGTCGCTGAACTATCAGAGCCTCTCACAGAGTCAACTGCTGCATTTCAAACCGAGAGATCTCGAGGAGGAGGCGACGTTCGACGAGCACGACGTGGACGGCGAGGCGACGTACGGCACCGGCGACGAACTCCCGCTCTCGACGCTGCTCCAACACTACTTGTCGCTGCTCGCGCCGTCGTTCGAACTCACCGTCTACGACAAGAACTCCAACACCATCAGCGAAGGCGCCTCCAGCGGCCGTATCACGTACACCGGCGACGACAACTACGTCACGTATCTCCAGGTGAGTGAGAGCGAAGTCGTCGTCGAACTCGACTGAGAAGAACTCGAACCGCCTCGGCCTACTCGAACTCCACGTTGAGATACGTCGCCGTCACGTGCACGCGGTCGATTGGAACGTCCGAGCACGTGACCGACGCCGCCGCCGCGCCCGTAAGTTCGCACTCGCGGCCGAGTTCCGACTCGAAGTAGCGCTCCCACGCGGGCGCTCGCTCCGCCGTCGTGTTGAGCCTGAACGTCACCGAGGTCGTCGCCTCGGGGAACCGCTCGGTTCCAGCGTGTTCGGCGCGGACGAGCACCGTCGTCGACCCGCCGACGTTCGACCGGCCGTCGCCGGAGTTCGTCAGAATCATCGGGACGACGAGGATTCTGTCCTCGCCGGTTCCCCGGGAGACGAAGTCGGGTTCGCGGAGCATCACCGAACCGCCGCCCGGGTCGGTGCGGATGAGCGCGCCGTTCTCGTACGCGAGTTCGGCGCCCGACCCCGTACGGAAGATAATCGGTTGATACGACTTCTCGATGAACATCGACTCGTCGTCGGTGACGTTCATCGAGTTCGACTCCCCTAACAGCAGTTGCGCCTCGGCGAGTTTGAGTTCGGTCGCCCGACTCGGCGCGTCGTCGTGGTGGATGTCGGCGATGTTGTCGGCCATCACGTCGAAGGCGCGCTCGGCGTTCGTGAAGCGCTCCGCGTCGCGGGCGTCCTGCAAGCCGGAGAAGCCGGAGACGTAGACGACACCGACCGTACTCGTGACGAGCGCGAACACGAGGATGAAGCTGACCGTCTCGCTGACCGCCCGGGAGCGGCGACTCGGTTCGCCGCTCGCCCGAGTACGACGGTCACGCACTCCCGATCACCAACTCGGAGCCAGTGTACTCGATGCGCACCGCGCCGCCGCTCACGGACTCGGGAACGATGGCCGTCCGCGTCGCAAACGGGACGGAGACGGTCACGTCCGGATTCGACGTCGACAAGCGAATCACGTCGCCGTCGCCGTCGCCGTCGTCGTCGGCCACGTCGACGACGTAACTCGACCCGACGACGCGCGGGGGGAGTTGCCGGTCGAGTCGCACGGTTCCCGAGGGGGCGGACCGCGCCAGTGCGTCCGCCGTTTCGAGGTCCGCGGCCAGTTGCTGACCGACGACGCGGAGTTCGTCTTCGACCGTCCGGTCGCGCTGGTCCTCGACGAGTCCGCCGCCGGCGACGAGCAAGCCCGAGATGAGGATGCCCGTGATACCCAGCGCGAGGACGTACGACAGCGTCGTCGACACGGCGCGGTCGTCTCGGGTCGGCGAGGGCGACGGCCGGAACGAGCGTCGACTACGCATCGGGCTCACCCGGGGCGACCCGTATCGTGGTCTCGTAGTCGAGGTCCGCCGAGTAGTACGTCAGCTCGACGGTCACAGCGTAGATTACGTCTTTCGGGTCAGGCCCCGACTCGTCGATGCTTCCCTCATTGATGACGAATCGGTAGGTCCCGCTCACCTGGTCACTGTTCACGTACGATATATCGTACGTCGCCGACTCCTCGAAGAACTCCAGCGCCGGACAGGGTTCGCCGCCGACGGTGGCCGACGTGAGGTCGACGGTGACGTACTCGTCGGTGGCGGACGCGCCGTCGTAGAGCGCGCACTGCTCGGTCCCGCTGGGGCCGTCGACTTCGACGCGCAGGTCGTCGTCGCCGACGCGTAGGAGTCGAACCTCGTGGACGTCGCTTCCGTCGTCGAACTCGGTTGCGAACGCGTCCTCGGAGTCGGATGCCAGCGAGTCGATTCGGACCCGCTGTTCGAACGCGCGGAGACCGTCGACGTCCGAGGCGACGGTCCAGTCGGTTCCGGGATCCTCATCGGCAGCGACGAACGGACCATCTGACTGCGCGACGGCCGTACCGACGTCGACTGCCGCGTCGGGGTCACCGGCGAGCGAGACGTTCACCACGCGGCCGTTGCGAATGTTGTAGTTGCCGACTTGACTGTCGAGTTCTCTCACGCCGCTCTCGACGGCGGTGGGGTCGACCGACGCCCGATTCCGGTTCTCGTACTCTATGAGGCCCGCGACGCCGTCCTCCACGTCGGCGCGGGTTTCGAGCGCCGCCGCGCCGCCCGCCGCGTCGGTGCTGCGCGTTGCGAGGTTCTCCGTGTAGATGGCGGAGTTGAGGATGAGCGAGAGCGCGACGAAGACGACGGCCAGAGAGAGCGCGCCGACGAGGAACAACTGCGCTCTGTCGCGGAGCGTCGAATCGGCGTCGACGTCTTCGCGGGCGCGTTCGGACCGACTCACATCCGCCACACGACCACCTCCACCCGGAGTACGTTGTACACTCCACTGTCCGCTCCGTCGGTGTCCTCGGCGTAGAAGTTCTCGCCATCTATCTCCGTTTCCGTCGGTTCGGCGACGCCGTCGTCGTCCTCGTCGTCGTACAGCACCGCGTCGTCGTACAGCGTGACGAGGTGTGTCGCCGTCGCCGCGTTGTCGCTCGGTTCGCCCTGGTAGAAGAGCCGCTGGCGGCGCTCGTCGCCCGCGTCAGTGTGGTAGCGGACGTAGACGTTCGCGACGACGCCGCGGTCGCCGAACGTCGAGCGGAGCATCCGCCCGAACTCGGTCGGCGGGTAGCCGCCGGTGTAGTACGTTTCGCCGGTCGCACCGCGGAACTCGTCGTCGTCGTCGCCGTCGGAATCGCCCCAAAAGAGCAGCGTCCGTTCGAGCGCACCCGAGTCGACGGCGGCGGTGAGCAACCCCTCGGCCGTCGCCTGCTGTTGGTTCTCGATGTGCTGGCTGGAGGTACTCGCGGATAGCGGCGTCACCGCCGTCACCTGCAGCGCGAAGATAACGCTCGTGAGCAGGATCATCGCCGAGAGCACCGCTTCGAGGGTGTGCGCCTGCCCGCGGTCGCTCCCTCTCGGGGTCCTTCGGGTCACCAGACGCGCACCTCCAGCTGCGCGGTCTCACCGGCGAGCGAGACGGTTCGCCACGCCACGACGACGGAACTGCTGTCCGTCGGCGGCGTCGGACCGGCCTCGAATCGGTTCGCGTCGTCGCAGCCGCTCGCGTCGGCTTCGACGATGCGCCGCTCGTCGTCGTCCCAGCAGAGGCGCTCGACGCCGTCGCCGGTCCGGTCGCCGTCGAGGGTGACGTTGAGGCGGACGCGATCGGAGACGCCGACGCGTTCGTTCACCGTCGACGCGTCGGTGTCGAACTCACAGTCGGGGTCGCCGGCCACCGACGCATCGAAGAACGCCGCTGCGCACTCGCCGTCGACGCGGTACGGCGTCTCGGGCGCGCTGAGCGTCCCGCCGACGAGCTGCGAAGCGACTCTGTCGGCGACGACGGTGTCTTCCTGTCCGCCGCCGGCAAACGGCGAGAGCATCGACGGGACGAACGCGACGACGAACGCGACGGCGAGGAGGAACACGCCCGCGCCGATGGCGAAGTCGATGGTCGTCTGCGCGCGCGAACTCGAACGCTCACTCATCCCACCACCACCCACACCGCCAGCGCGATGGTCTGGAGGACGACGACGAACTTGACGCCCGAGATGATGTCGGCGTCGCGGATGTAGCCGCTGATGAACGCCGACAGCACGGCCTGCAAGGTGACGGCGTGGAAGAACAGCACCGAGAGCACGTTGGTGTCGACGCCGCCGCCGAAGCTCATCCCGCCGGCGCTCTGTCCGCCGCCGCCACCCTGCGTCAGCCCCGACATCACGTCGAGGAACTGCGTCTTCAGGATGGCCATCACGGCCAAGAGCGTGAGATAGGTCATGATGATGATGACCACCTGCATCCGCGCGCGCGACTTCCGCTCGCGGTCGATGTCGTCCTGGTTCTCCGACGCTTGCGCCGCCGTCGTCAGCACGTCCGTGATCTGGCTGGACGCCTCCTGCGCCTTCGTGATGAGTTTGACCGTCCGCGCCAGTCGCGGGATGTGGTACTTGTTGTTGAACTCGACGAGCGCCTCCCTGAGACTCATCCCGTAGTGCACCTTCGCGTACATCACGTCGAACTCGTCGGCGAGTTTCCCGGACGACGTGTCCGACACCGTCTTGACCGATTCGAGCAGCGTCTGACCGGTGTCGTTGGCGCTCGACAGCTTCCGGAGGTTGTCGGAGAGTTTGCCGATGACCGCGTTGCGCGAGTAGACGTTCCACGTGTGGAACACGGCGAGCGGGACGGCGACGATGTACGACGGGACGTACCACCAGACGAACGTCCCCCAGACGGGTTGGGCGACCATCCCGTCCCACGACAGCGGCGCGACGCCGTTGGCCGCCGAGACGCCGATGACGACGGCGGCGACGGGGAGCGTGAAGACGAGCGTGAAGAGCGGGTTGTCGCGGAAGAAGATGTGCGGCCGCTTCAGCAACTCCTTGGTCTTGAACGTCCCCTCGCGGTTCTTCACGCGGTCGAAGAGGCTGAACTCGCCGACGAAGCTCTCGACGAGACCGAGGTGGACCAGGCTCTCTTTGTTCGTCTCGGCGAGGCGGTCGCTGCTGTCGGCGGGGTCGAGGTAGCCGTCGCCGACCTCGTCCTGCTTCACCGTCGAGACGAGGACGAGGAAACCGACCCCCGTCAGCGGGATGAGCCCGTAGACGGTCGCGTACAGGAGCATGTCGTCGGCGTTGCCGAGCATGCTCATGATGACGAGGATGATGATGAGAAGCAGGGGAAACAGCGAGAGCGTCATGTACATCTCGCCGAACAGCTCCAGCGTTTCGAGCGTCAGCTCCTGCTGCTGCTTGGCGGTGCGCATGTGCTTGTCCTTCTTGTCGTCGAGGAACTGCTGCATGTTGCCGCCGGAGTTGACGATGGAGAGCATGTCGGTGAGAAACTGCGAGAGCTCGTCGCTCGGCGTCTCCATCGCCTGCTTCTGGATGGCGGTGCGGTAGTCGGTGCCGAAGTACTCCGTCTCCTGGACGATGCTTCGGAACTCCAGTGAGACTTCGCCGTAGGTGTCCTCCGCCTTGGCCATCGACTCCAGAATCTCCAGTTGGTTCAGCCCGCCCACCGACAGCGCGTACATGAACGAGATGGAGTCCGAGAGCAACATGTCTATCTCGCGCTTGCGAGCGGAGGCGGTGGAGTACGGAATCGCCAGCAGCGTGCCGAAACCGAGACCGAAGCCGAGCGAACCGAACACGAGTCCGGTGATACCGACGGCGGCGGGCATCTTCATCGCCTCCAGGAGGTCGACGACCGCCGGGCTCGGGATGCGCGCGCCGAGCGACAGCATCTCCGTGGTCACGATACCGAACTGGAACAGCGCGTAGCCGAGCAGCGTCCCGGTGAGCCACAGCGCGAGGCCAACGAGCACGCCGACGGCCAGCGCCTGCGAGATGTACAGTTCGACCGTCGTCGTCACGCGCGCCTGCGAGAGCTTCTCCTCGACGTCGGCGACGAAGTCGCCCTCGGGGTCGAACAGCCACGTGAAAAGCGGGTAGAACGCGTCGCCGAGCTTCTCGCCGGCGTTGGCGCTCCCCGCCCCGCTCGACCCGGTGTCGAGGCTCATTCGCCGCCCTCGTCTGCCGACGCAACGCTGCTGGTCGACCGGCCGAAGTCCCACTCGTCGGTCACGTCGGAGCCGGCCTCCTCGTCGGTGGCGTCCGAGTCGGTAGACTCACTCCCGTCGGTTACGTCCCCGTCTCGGACCTCTTCCTCGTCAGTCGTCGCGTCGTCGTCGGACTCATCACCGTCCTCGTCGGTCGTTGCGTCGTCGTCTGACTCATCACCGTCCTCGTCGGTCGTCGCGTCGTCGAACGCCGAGGGGTCCTCGGCGTTTCGGTCGGTGACGTGCTCGGAATCCGCCGTCGACGTCTCCGAATCCGGTTCCGTCGTCGACTCCGCTGCCGTCGACTGCGAGGCCGACTCCGTCGCCGACTCCGCGGATTCTGCCGACTCCGCGGGCTCCCCGGGTTCGCCGTCGGTGAGCGCCGGGACGTCGCTGTCGTCGTCGTCGCCGTCCGCCAGTTCGGGGTCCGATTCGGCGGCGTCGAGCTCGGGGTCGTCCGTCCCCTCCCCGAGCGCCGGGCCGTCCACCGTCGGCGTCTCTTCCGGCGGCGTCGCCGACGTCGCCTCCACGTCCGCCGCGGGTTGGACGTCCGAGAGCGCGTCGGCGACGCTGCCGACGGGTTCGCCGCGGTACTGGTCGAACAGCTCCTCCTCGGCGCGGTCGAGAATCTCGCGGGCCTCCGCCAGCGTCTCGGCGTCCGGGTCCGGTCGGGGCACCATCTCCTCCTTCTCGGGGTCGATGTCGATGAGCACCGACTCCATCTCGCGGAGGTCTTCGAGGCTCCGCTCCAGTCGGTCGGTGGCCATCAGCGTCAGGATGGTCTCCGGGTCGTTGATGAACGCCTGGAACGTCGCCGCGACCTGGGTGTAGGTGTTCAACCCCCGGTCGATGAGGTACGCGAGGACGACCTGCCGCTGGAACATCTCGGTCTGCAACGTCTCCTCGGACCACCCGCGGTCGAACTTGATCTCGTCGAGGGTGTTCGAGTCGCCCATCAGGAGGAACTCGTCGTCCTCGGCCTGCCACTGGTAGACGTCCTGGACGTTTATCTCGTCGTTCTCGGCGTCGTAGTGGTTGATCTCGGTGAGCGACTTGTTCCGGCGGACCTTGTTCCCCTGTACCCGGGTGGAGGTCTGGATAGAGACGAGGTCCAACGCCGAGAACATCGTCTTCGAGACGTTGATGGGCTCGGTCGTGAAGCGCTTGAGCACCTCACCGACGGAGTCGGCGTGGAACGTCGTGTACGTCGTGTGCCCCGTCGACATGACCTGAAACAGCGTCCGACCCTCCTCGCCGCGAATCTCGCCCATCACGATGTAGTCGGGTCGCTGTCGGAGCGCGGCCTCCAGCAGGTCGAACTCGTCGACGTCGCCCCCGTCGTCGTCGGAGAAGGAGGGCCGGGTGACCGACGCGATCCAGTTGCGCTGCGGGAGTTCGACCTCTCGGGTGTCCTCGATGGAGACGATCTTCGTGTTCGAGGGGATGAAAAGCGAGACGGCGTTGAGGCTCGTCGTCTTCCCGGACGCCGTGCCGCCGGCGAAGATGAGCGACTTGTGGTTCTCGATGCAGAGCCACAGGAAGGCCATCTCGTCGAGCGAGAACGTGTGCCAGCAGATGAGGTCGATGGGCGTGAACGGGACGTCCTTGAACTGGCGGATGGTGTAGTTCGTCCCGTGGTCCGACACCTCTCGACCGAGCGTCAACTGCGCACGCGAGCCGTCCGGGAGGGTGGCGTCGACCTGCGGACGTCGCTTCGAGATACCTTTGCCGGAGCGCTGCGCGAGTTTGACGACGAAGTCGTCCAGTTCGGTCTCGTCGTGGTAGACGTTCGTGATTATCTGCTCGTAGTCGCCGTGGTAGACGAACACCGGCGAGTTGTAGCCGTCGCAGGAGATGTCCTCGACGTTGATGTCGTGTTTGATACCGTCGATGCGCTCGTAGCCGATGAAGTCCCGCGTGAGGAGGTAGAGCAGTTTCTCGACCTGGTACTCGGTGAGGTCGGCGTCGTCGTCGGCCAGCACCGCGGGTTCGGGGCGGGCGGCGATACCGTCGAGCTCGGCCGTTTCGCGCGTTACGGGGCGGTAGCCGAGCAGGCGGACGAGTTTGCCCGCGACGCCTTCGTCGTCGCCCGAGACGCCGAGGCGGTCGGCAAGCGTGTTCGCGAACGGCTCCGTCTGTTCGCGGCTGTAGAGGTCGTAGCGCTCCAGCAACTCGTACGTCTGCTCTTCGATGACTCGGCGGCGGTGGCCGTCGCCGCCGACCACGTCGTCGTCGGCGTACTTGATGGCCGTCCGGAGCTTCCCCGTGAGATACTCCGACAGCTCCGTCTCCAGCCGGTTCATGTGCGGCTGGACGAGGTAGTACTTGTCCTCGTTCTCCTTCGTCGAGTGGAAGATGACGACGAACGAGTACGGTTTGTTCACCCAGTAGCGTTCGACCTCCTCGAAGTGCGTCTTCTTCGCCATCGGCACCGCCTTCTCGAGGTCGTAGCGGTTGGCGACCGTCGTCGTACCTGCGTCCGTCGAGAAGAACGCGTCCTCGTCGAAGTCCTGCCTCGTGTCGACCGTGCGCTCCTCGACGAGTTCCTCCAGTTCCTCGGCGCGGTCGCTCAAATGCGAGATGGTGTTCTCGATGGCGTCGGGGTCGTGTCCCAGCGCGTCGACGGGGTCGAAGCGTTCTATCTCGCCGTCGGCGTCGCGCGGGCGACTGCCGTCGTCCTCGTAGTAGTACTCGCGCTTGTAGTGCTCCCAGATGTACTCGTCTTTGACGACCGGCGTCGTCTCGGGGTCGCAGAACGCCTCGAACAGCTCGTGGAGCGTCTCGGCGTTGCCGCCGGCGAGCCCCACCCGCGAGTCGATGTCGTCGGGGTGAAAGCCCAGAAACGACACCGGGTCGAGCGGGATGCGGTCCCAGTCTGCGCCGACGGGTTTCGTCTGTCTGTCCTCGTCGTCCTCCCAGCGGTCGGTGCCCGGCGCGGGTCGAAGCCCGCGGTAGAGGTCGTCGGCCGCTCCCGGCGGCCCGTACTCCTCCAGGTAGTCGTCCCACGTGTACTCCCCCACGGCGGCCGGGCGACGCGCCTCGGTGTCCGACGTGCCCTCGCCGGCGTCGTCGAACTGCCCGGAGTCCGAGTCGGCCGCGTCGTCGATAGCCATTGGGAGTGAGTTGTGTTCATTATTGAAAAGTCCTTCCACCAATTAACTCTCAATTACTTTGGACTAATTGAGGGTGCAGATGGGCTACCGGTAGTCGGAGAACCGAGATGCCGCCGCGTTTTCGGCCCCGTCGAAAGCGTCGGTTCCGCCGGGAACGCCGTGGAGAGGGCTCGATGCAGGGTGGTCGCGTCTCGCGGAGGCCGCGTCTCGCTGATGTCGCTCTCGTGGATGTCACGTCCCGCGGAGTAGTCGTACCCGACCGGCTACTCGAAGAAGTCGACGACGTCGTCGTCGTATCCGACGATGGCGGGTTGTCCCTGCTCTCTGGAGAGCCTGAACGAGTGCGTAGAGAACCCCAGTCGCTGCAGCAGGTCGGTTATCTGTTCGTAGTTGTTGTGCGTCTCGACGTAGACGAGACGACACCGGTCGGCCGTCAGCGACTTCCTGAGACCGGTCAGGACGTCGACGCCGGCCCCCTGGACGTCGACTTTCGCCACGGTCGGCGGGGGCGCGAGTCCGTTTTCGACGAGTGTGTCGCCGGACGTCGTCTCCGTCGGGATGCGTTTGAGCGGCGTCCCCCTCGGATAGATCGTGTCGAGCGACCCGTGTTGTGCGCCCGAGTCCGCGGTGTCGTACACGTTGAACTCGGCCGCTCGTCGACAGTCCGACAGGGGAGAGCGAATCACCTCGGCCTCGATGCCGTTCGCTTCGAGATTCGCCTCCAAGCGGTCGGCGTTCGGCGGGTACGGTTCGAACGAAACGACGGTACCATCGGTGAGTCGACTGCCGACGAGGCAGCTATAGATGCCGATGTTCGCGCCGATATCGAAGAACACGTCGTCGGGACGAACCTGCGAGAGGAGGTGTCTGAGAAGGCAGTCTTCCTCCCAGATACGGTAGTTGAGATTTCCCCACTCGACGACGTTCGTCGGGGTAAACACCGCCCTCGCCCCGCCGGATTCGACGAAGCACCGCGGATTCGACCGTAGGTACGCTCGAACCGCCGAGTCGTGAACGAGCGTCGCGTACTTGTGTGCCCGCGTCCCGCGGAGGAGACCTCCAATAGCGCCGACAAATGTCATACAGATTAAGCTCATCTGTCGCATATTTATGTTTATTTAAGGACATTTGGAAGCTACCGTCAGCGTGAGAATTGATGCGAACTGCTAGAGTCCGGACCGTGTGACACACTAGCAATGGAGAGTGGCGGCTGCGCGCGACCTCCCTGATTCGAATCCCACACATGTCGCTCTTCGGCCTCACTGCGTTCGGCACGAAGAGCGGGCGTGGCGGGAGTGAGCAAACGCGAAGCGTTTGCGAGCTACGTCGCG is a genomic window of Haloprofundus halophilus containing:
- a CDS encoding DUF7266 family protein gives rise to the protein MRSRRSFRPSPSPTRDDRAVSTTLSYVLALGITGILISGLLVAGGGLVEDQRDRTVEDELRVVGQQLAADLETADALARSAPSGTVRLDRQLPPRVVGSSYVVDVADDDGDGDGDVIRLSTSNPDVTVSVPFATRTAIVPESVSGGAVRIEYTGSELVIGSA
- a CDS encoding DUF7261 family protein: MSRSERAREDVDADSTLRDRAQLFLVGALSLAVVFVALSLILNSAIYTENLATRSTDAAGGAAALETRADVEDGVAGLIEYENRNRASVDPTAVESGVRELDSQVGNYNIRNGRVVNVSLAGDPDAAVDVGTAVAQSDGPFVAADEDPGTDWTVASDVDGLRAFEQRVRIDSLASDSEDAFATEFDDGSDVHEVRLLRVGDDDLRVEVDGPSGTEQCALYDGASATDEYVTVDLTSATVGGEPCPALEFFEESATYDISYVNSDQVSGTYRFVINEGSIDESGPDPKDVIYAVTVELTYYSADLDYETTIRVAPGEPDA
- a CDS encoding DUF7289 family protein yields the protein MRDRRTRASGEPSRRSRAVSETVSFILVFALVTSTVGVVYVSGFSGLQDARDAERFTNAERAFDVMADNIADIHHDDAPSRATELKLAEAQLLLGESNSMNVTDDESMFIEKSYQPIIFRTGSGAELAYENGALIRTDPGGGSVMLREPDFVSRGTGEDRILVVPMILTNSGDGRSNVGGSTTVLVRAEHAGTERFPEATTSVTFRLNTTAERAPAWERYFESELGRECELTGAAAASVTCSDVPIDRVHVTATYLNVEFE
- a CDS encoding DUF7289 family protein, which translates into the protein MQKSGPAREGRLARETWGRGRAQSELIGVVLLFGLVIAGTAAVVALGGVAIDDAQGQSEFDRAEQVMTLFDSRVATVALGDADVKTVSLGRSDGQYTVDESSGRLSIVHENYDGGENDKELYSETLGAVVYRDADGGTIAYQGGGVWSVPSEGRASMVSPPEFHYRDGTLTLPVVRTTGSSTSSGGSGARIRSQSRGEPVYPNPSATYEEEEEENPRYYLNPVENGRVVVEVQSDYYRAWAAFFRSRTEGTVEVHPETQTATVALVTLGTNGDFQMPAERGSIDVRGMAEHELDDFSITLRPDRTDSANFNNLQWSLGTETGNQQFELHLRKSGGNKCTIDVSATVYYSDDGGDSYHGWYDEDAFETNCEDIDDDGDDEVVLDTNLLDEESSLNYQSLSQSQLLHFKPRDLEEEATFDEHDVDGEATYGTGDELPLSTLLQHYLSLLAPSFELTVYDKNSNTISEGASSGRITYTGDDNYVTYLQVSESEVVVELD
- a CDS encoding DUF7288 family protein, translated to MTRRTPRGSDRGQAHTLEAVLSAMILLTSVIFALQVTAVTPLSASTSSQHIENQQQATAEGLLTAAVDSGALERTLLFWGDSDGDDDDEFRGATGETYYTGGYPPTEFGRMLRSTFGDRGVVANVYVRYHTDAGDERRQRLFYQGEPSDNAATATHLVTLYDDAVLYDDEDDDGVAEPTETEIDGENFYAEDTDGADSGVYNVLRVEVVVWRM
- a CDS encoding DUF7287 family protein, translating into MSERSSSRAQTTIDFAIGAGVFLLAVAFVVAFVPSMLSPFAGGGQEDTVVADRVASQLVGGTLSAPETPYRVDGECAAAFFDASVAGDPDCEFDTDASTVNERVGVSDRVRLNVTLDGDRTGDGVERLCWDDDERRIVEADASGCDDANRFEAGPTPPTDSSSVVVAWRTVSLAGETAQLEVRVW
- a CDS encoding type II secretion system F family protein, yielding MSLDTGSSGAGSANAGEKLGDAFYPLFTWLFDPEGDFVADVEEKLSQARVTTTVELYISQALAVGVLVGLALWLTGTLLGYALFQFGIVTTEMLSLGARIPSPAVVDLLEAMKMPAAVGITGLVFGSLGFGLGFGTLLAIPYSTASARKREIDMLLSDSISFMYALSVGGLNQLEILESMAKAEDTYGEVSLEFRSIVQETEYFGTDYRTAIQKQAMETPSDELSQFLTDMLSIVNSGGNMQQFLDDKKDKHMRTAKQQQELTLETLELFGEMYMTLSLFPLLLIIILVIMSMLGNADDMLLYATVYGLIPLTGVGFLVLVSTVKQDEVGDGYLDPADSSDRLAETNKESLVHLGLVESFVGEFSLFDRVKNREGTFKTKELLKRPHIFFRDNPLFTLVFTLPVAAVVIGVSAANGVAPLSWDGMVAQPVWGTFVWWYVPSYIVAVPLAVFHTWNVYSRNAVIGKLSDNLRKLSSANDTGQTLLESVKTVSDTSSGKLADEFDVMYAKVHYGMSLREALVEFNNKYHIPRLARTVKLITKAQEASSQITDVLTTAAQASENQDDIDRERKSRARMQVVIIIMTYLTLLAVMAILKTQFLDVMSGLTQGGGGGQSAGGMSFGGGVDTNVLSVLFFHAVTLQAVLSAFISGYIRDADIISGVKFVVVLQTIALAVWVVVG
- a CDS encoding SOUL family heme-binding protein, which produces MRRTTKQLLAAAGGALALWTGWGAYSTYSAERVPYEAVAEYGDVEIRRYPQSVLVETAAGDEETAFRRLFRYITGANTGDEEVSMTAPVATEEARTTSPGRAEAGEEVSMTAPVRTDDERGRVTMAFYLPAEYTPATAPTPTNSQVRLVVEPARTVAVRRFSWYASDGRVRRQRRRLLDGLDAAGVEALGEPFLLQYNDPYTPPFMRRNEVAVEVEMESE